TCGCGCTCCAGCGGCGGTTCGGCGTCGACGTGCGGCTCATCACGCCCCGGGAAGCCCGGGAGATCGTCCCGGCCCTGTACGTGGACGACCTGGTCGCCGCCGTCTGGGGCCCCGAGGACGGCTTCGCCGGCCCGGCCGAGGTGACGAGCGGCTTCGCGCGGCGCGCGCGGGAGCTGGGGGCGCGCATCGAGGAAGGCGTCGAGGTGACCGGGATCGCCGTGGAGGACGGACGGGTCCGGGCGGTGCGGACCACGCAGGGCACGATCGCCACCCCGGTCGCCATCAACGCCGCCGGCCCGGCCGCCGCGCGAATCGGCCGCCTCGTCGGGCTCGCGCTGCCGGTCCATCCGCGCCGGCGGCACATCTTCTTCACCGAGCCCTTCCCCGACATTCCCGGGCCGGTGCCGCTCACGACCGATCGGGCGAGCGGGTTCTACTTCCGCAAGGAGCTGGAGGCTCTTCTCCTCAGCCCTGGCGACGTGCAGGACATCGGCGAGGACCAGGCGGCCCCGGTCGACTGGAGCATGGTCGAGGAGGCGGTCTCGAAGGCCATCCACCGGCTCCCCATCCTCGACCGGGCCCGCATCGCGGGCGGCTGGGCCGGCCTCCGCCCCCTCAGCCCGGACGACCACGCGATCATCGGGTGGGCGCCCGGCGTGGAGGGGTTCTTCCTGGCGGTCGGCTTCGGCGGCCACGGATTCCAGCATTCCCCCGCGACCGGACGGCTCGTGGCCGAGTGGCTCACCGACGGGCGGCCGTCGATGGATCTCGCCCTCTTCGACCCGGCGCGCTTCGAGACCGGCCGGGCCGTCGCCCACGACCGCGGCCCGGACGCCGAGTAGCCCCGCGCCCTACGTGCCGAGAGAGTTTTGGAGCAGATCGCCGCGTCGCACAACCCGCTCGATCTGCAGCCCGGCGGCGTCGACCCCTTCCCGGATGTATCGGTCGGCCACGCGGAGGTTCCCGGGATCGCGAGTGAAGAAATCCAGATCATCCGAGAGGCGATGCCGGAGGTAGAACGCCGAGAGCGCCGTCCCGCCGGACAGGTAGAAGGGATGATCCGGGTCGCGGAAGAAGGCGCGAAGGAACCTGTCCTGGACAGGACTCAGAACGCTAATCGGGTCGACTCCGATGCCGAGCCCACGCCTCCCACTTGTCGCGAGTTCGCCGATCGAGGTGTTCGAGCTTCGGCAAGGCGTCCAGGATCTCCTCCGGACTCAGGAGCTCGCTCACCCGGTCGGGCGGTGCATCCTCGAGACAAAGCGGATTCCGGGTTCAAAATCAAGGGCGTCTTGGCTAGAATCGCGGGTGAGGAGGCGCGCGCATGCGGATCGTGGTCATCAACCCGAACACCACCGCCAGCATGACGCGGAAGATCGGCGAGGCGGCCCGCGCGGTCGCCGCGCCCGGGACCGAGATCGTCACCGGCAACCCGGCCGGCGGCCCGGTCTCGATCGAGGGGCACTACGACGAAGCGGTGAGCGCGGTCGGCGTCCTGGAGGAGGTGCTCCGAGGGGAGGCCGAGGGCGCGGACGGCTACGTGATCGCGTGCTTCGGCGACCCGGGGCTCCTCGCCGCCCGCGAGGCGGCGCGGGGACCGGTCCTGGGGATCGCCGAGGCGGCCATGCATGCCGCGAGCTTCGTCGCCACCGGCTTCTCGATCGTCACCACGCTCGCCCGCACCCGGGTGATGGCCCAGCACCTGGTCGAGAGCTACGGGATGACGCGCTTCTGCCGGGCGATCCGGGCCATCGACCTCGCCGTGCTCGACCTCGAGCGGGAAGGCTCGGAGGCGCGGGCCCTCGTCCTGGAGGAATGCAAGCGGGCCGCCGCCGAGGATGGGGCCGGCGCCATCGTCCTCGGCTGCGCCGGCATGGCCGACCTGGCCGCCGAGGTCCAGGCCGCCGTCGGCGTCCCGGTGATCGACGGGGTCGCCGCCGCCGTCAAGTTCGTCGAGGCCCTGGTGGGTCTCGGCCTCGGGACCAGCAAGGTCGGCGACCTGGCGCCCCCGCTCCCCAAGCCTTACACCGGCGCCTTCCAGCACCTGGCCCCGCCCGCAGCGCCACGGCCGCGGCGGCCCCGGTAGCGGCGATGGGTGCCGCGGGCATGTTCGTGGCGGATGGGGGCGGGTTCCAGCCCACCGAGTGGGCGGTCGGGCCGTGGTCGGCTGACCTCTTGCAGGGCAGCGCGTTCGGCGGCGTGCTCGTGCGCGCGCTCGAGCGCAGCGAGGCGGCGGCCGGCATGATGCCGGCGCGGCTGTCGTTCGATCTCTGGCGTCCGGTCACGCGCGAGCGGCTGATGACGAGCGTGAGCCTGCTGCGCGACGGCCGCAAGGCGCGCACGGCCGAGGCGTCCCTGTCTCAGGGTGGCAAGCCCGTCGCGCGCTGCACCGCCGTCTTCCTGAAGCCCGATGCCGGCTTCACGCCGGCGCCGGTGGAGCGCGCGGCCCCGCCCCTCGGGCCCGAAGGGGGCCGGCCAATCCCGCCGTCGGTCAAGGCGTGGAGCCCGTTCTTCACCGGCGTCGACACGCGCGTGGTGGAGGGCGATCTGCTGAAGCCGGGCCCGGCCGCGTGCTGGTTCCGTCTGGAGCGCCCGCTCCTCGAGGGTGAGGAAAACTCGCCCCTGGTCCACGCCGTGTCGGCCGCGGATCTGGCCAGCGGCATCTCGGCCGTCGTCGATCTCCGGAAGGTCACCTTCGTGAACGCCGACCTGACGGTGGTCCTCTGGCGCCTGCCGCGCCCACCGTGGATCCTGCTGAGCGCCGAGACGAAGGTCGGCGACCAGGGCACGGGCGTCGCCCGCGGCACGCTGGCCGACCTCGACGGCGGGTTCGGCGCCTGCGAGCAGACGCTCCTCTTCGAGCGCCGCGAACGGCCATCTCCTTGACCGCCTCGTCCGTCGCCTCGGCCAACGGCCGGCCCTCGATGGTTGTCGCGCTCTTCGATCTGGCCTAAAGGCCGGGAAGGCCGCGAGTCCACGGAGGAAGAGGCGGATGTCGACTGACCAGCCGTCCTCGTTCGTAGACGGCGATGATCCGGTAGGGCTCGTCGTAGGAGCTGTTGTCGAAGACGAACGCCTCGTCGACGAGCGGAATCGCTGCCCCTAGGTTCGCCAGCGTTCGTGGAAAG
The sequence above is a segment of the Candidatus Methylomirabilota bacterium genome. Coding sequences within it:
- a CDS encoding FAD-binding oxidoreductase gives rise to the protein MTAPSTASVVVIGGGVVGCSIAYHLARRGLRDVVVLERETVGSGTTSKAAGGVRAQFPTETEIRFSLESRRVFETFKDEFGVDPSYKQIGYLFLVADEADLAGFRDRIALQRRFGVDVRLITPREAREIVPALYVDDLVAAVWGPEDGFAGPAEVTSGFARRARELGARIEEGVEVTGIAVEDGRVRAVRTTQGTIATPVAINAAGPAAARIGRLVGLALPVHPRRRHIFFTEPFPDIPGPVPLTTDRASGFYFRKELEALLLSPGDVQDIGEDQAAPVDWSMVEEAVSKAIHRLPILDRARIAGGWAGLRPLSPDDHAIIGWAPGVEGFFLAVGFGGHGFQHSPATGRLVAEWLTDGRPSMDLALFDPARFETGRAVAHDRGPDAE
- a CDS encoding aspartate/glutamate racemase family protein, yielding MRIVVINPNTTASMTRKIGEAARAVAAPGTEIVTGNPAGGPVSIEGHYDEAVSAVGVLEEVLRGEAEGADGYVIACFGDPGLLAAREAARGPVLGIAEAAMHAASFVATGFSIVTTLARTRVMAQHLVESYGMTRFCRAIRAIDLAVLDLEREGSEARALVLEECKRAAAEDGAGAIVLGCAGMADLAAEVQAAVGVPVIDGVAAAVKFVEALVGLGLGTSKVGDLAPPLPKPYTGAFQHLAPPAAPRPRRPR
- a CDS encoding thioesterase family protein, yielding MGAAGMFVADGGGFQPTEWAVGPWSADLLQGSAFGGVLVRALERSEAAAGMMPARLSFDLWRPVTRERLMTSVSLLRDGRKARTAEASLSQGGKPVARCTAVFLKPDAGFTPAPVERAAPPLGPEGGRPIPPSVKAWSPFFTGVDTRVVEGDLLKPGPAACWFRLERPLLEGEENSPLVHAVSAADLASGISAVVDLRKVTFVNADLTVVLWRLPRPPWILLSAETKVGDQGTGVARGTLADLDGGFGACEQTLLFERRERPSP